From a region of the Agromyces ramosus genome:
- a CDS encoding DMT family transporter — MGVVWGASFLFMKVALDGVSFGQVAWSRTVLGALALGVIVLIMRPRVPRADGTPGPVLPRERVVWLHFLVVSLTTCVIPYLCFAWAEQYVSSSLASIYNATTPIMTALMATLVFRVERLGLSRWAGVGVGIAGVFVIIAPWQYQALTGSLAGQLACLVATLCYGFTFGYQRRFLSQRPIAPATFAFLSIGVSAVVMLVLTPWLALSPIELDWAIVGSLLALGILGTGLAYIWNINVLRAWGPTGTSTVTYVTPVVGVALGVILLGERFSWHEPVGAVLVLLGILLAQGRLRMPRRRVAATA; from the coding sequence ATGGGCGTCGTCTGGGGGGCGAGCTTCCTCTTCATGAAGGTCGCCCTCGACGGCGTCTCGTTCGGACAGGTCGCGTGGTCGCGCACCGTGCTCGGAGCACTCGCGCTCGGGGTCATCGTGCTGATCATGCGTCCGCGCGTGCCCCGCGCCGACGGCACGCCGGGGCCGGTACTGCCGCGCGAGCGAGTCGTGTGGCTGCACTTCCTCGTGGTGTCGCTCACCACGTGCGTCATCCCGTACCTGTGCTTCGCGTGGGCCGAGCAGTACGTCTCGTCGAGCCTCGCGTCCATCTACAACGCGACGACGCCGATCATGACGGCGCTCATGGCGACGCTCGTGTTCCGCGTCGAGCGGCTCGGCCTCAGCCGCTGGGCGGGCGTCGGCGTCGGCATCGCCGGGGTGTTCGTCATCATCGCGCCGTGGCAGTACCAGGCCCTCACCGGGAGTCTTGCGGGGCAGCTCGCCTGCCTCGTCGCCACCCTCTGCTACGGCTTCACCTTCGGCTACCAGCGCCGGTTCCTCAGCCAGCGCCCCATCGCCCCGGCCACGTTCGCGTTCCTCTCGATCGGCGTCTCGGCCGTCGTCATGCTCGTGCTCACGCCCTGGCTCGCGCTCTCCCCGATCGAGCTCGACTGGGCCATCGTCGGGTCGCTCCTCGCGCTCGGCATCCTCGGCACGGGGCTCGCCTACATCTGGAACATCAACGTGCTCCGCGCATGGGGGCCGACCGGCACCTCGACCGTCACCTACGTGACCCCGGTCGTGGGCGTCGCGCTCGGCGTGATCCTGCTCGGCGAGCGCTTCTCGTGGCACGAGCCCGTCGGTGCGGTGCTCGTGCTGCTCGGCATCCTGCTCGCACAGGGCCGGCTCCGGATGCCGCGCCGCCGCGTTGCCGCGACCGCCTGA
- the lpdA gene encoding dihydrolipoyl dehydrogenase, with protein sequence MTSHFDVVVLGAGPGGYVAAVRAAQLGLRTAVIEEKYWGGVCLNVGCIPSKALLRNAELAHIFHTQAATFGISGDATFDYGVAFDRSRTVADGRVKGVHYLMKKNGITEFDGRGTFRDANTIDVAKADGSTETLTFANAIIATGSRVRLLPGVELSENIVTYESQILARELPRSIAIVGAGAIGMEFAYVLKNYGVDVTIIEFLDRALPNEDVDVSKEITKQYRKLGVPILASTKVQTVTDNGSSVTVTYTGADDQPGSFEVDRVLMAVGFAPNVEGFGLEATGVALTDRGAIGIDEFMRTNVPHIFAIGDVTAKLMLAHVAEAQGVVAAETIGNAETMELGDYRMMPRVTFCQPQVASFGLTEQQARDEGYDVKVATFPFTANGKAQGLGEPAGFVKLIADAKYLELLGGHLIGADVGELLPELTLAQKWDLGALELGRNVHTHPTLSEALQEAFHGLAGHMINM encoded by the coding sequence ATGACCAGCCATTTCGATGTCGTCGTCCTCGGCGCCGGACCCGGCGGGTACGTCGCCGCGGTCCGTGCCGCACAGCTCGGGCTCCGCACTGCGGTGATCGAGGAGAAGTACTGGGGCGGGGTGTGCCTCAACGTCGGATGCATCCCCTCGAAGGCGCTCCTGCGCAACGCCGAGCTCGCCCACATCTTCCACACGCAAGCCGCGACCTTCGGCATCTCGGGCGACGCGACGTTCGACTACGGCGTCGCGTTCGACCGCAGCCGCACGGTCGCCGACGGGCGCGTCAAGGGCGTGCACTACCTGATGAAGAAGAACGGCATCACCGAGTTCGACGGCCGAGGCACGTTCCGCGACGCGAACACGATCGACGTCGCGAAGGCCGACGGATCGACCGAGACGCTGACGTTCGCGAACGCGATCATCGCGACCGGCTCGCGCGTGAGGCTCCTGCCCGGCGTCGAGCTGAGCGAGAACATCGTCACGTACGAGTCGCAGATCCTCGCCCGCGAGCTTCCGCGCTCGATCGCGATCGTCGGCGCCGGCGCCATCGGCATGGAGTTCGCGTACGTCCTGAAGAACTACGGCGTCGACGTGACGATCATCGAGTTCCTCGACCGCGCGCTCCCCAATGAAGACGTCGACGTCTCGAAGGAGATCACGAAGCAGTACCGCAAGCTCGGCGTGCCGATCCTCGCCTCGACGAAGGTGCAGACGGTGACCGACAACGGGTCATCCGTCACCGTCACGTACACGGGCGCCGACGACCAGCCCGGCTCGTTCGAGGTCGACCGCGTGCTCATGGCGGTGGGCTTCGCGCCGAACGTCGAGGGCTTCGGGCTGGAGGCCACGGGAGTCGCCCTCACCGACCGCGGCGCGATCGGCATCGACGAGTTCATGCGCACGAACGTGCCGCACATCTTCGCCATCGGCGACGTCACGGCGAAGCTCATGCTCGCGCACGTCGCCGAGGCGCAGGGCGTGGTCGCCGCCGAGACCATCGGCAATGCCGAGACGATGGAGCTCGGCGACTACCGCATGATGCCGCGCGTCACGTTCTGCCAGCCGCAGGTGGCGAGCTTCGGCCTCACCGAGCAGCAGGCGCGCGACGAAGGCTACGACGTGAAGGTCGCGACGTTCCCATTCACGGCGAACGGCAAGGCGCAGGGGCTCGGCGAGCCGGCCGGGTTCGTGAAGCTCATCGCCGACGCGAAGTACCTCGAGCTCCTCGGCGGTCACCTCATCGGCGCCGACGTGGGCGAGCTCCTCCCCGAGCTCACGCTCGCCCAGAAATGGGACCTCGGCGCCCTCGAGCTCGGCCGGAACGTGCACACGCATCCGACGCTGTCGGAGGCGCTGCAGGAGGCGTTCCACGGGCTCGCCGGCCACATGATCAACATGTGA
- a CDS encoding ABC transporter ATP-binding protein, producing the protein MTRTVVRANGLTKRYGSFTAVDAVELKLEENRIYGLLGRNGAGKTTIMQMLTGQLFPDAGELSVFGREPAEHADVLRRMCFIAESQRYPEDFTPAHVFKSAPWFFEHWDAAFAEQLVADFRLPLKRRIKKLSRGQLSAVGVIVGLASRAPLTFFDEPYLGLDAVARHIFYDRLLEDYAEHPRTIVLSTHLIDEVANLLEHVILIDQGRILFDRDADELRGSATTVAGPRAAVESFVADRPVIGREGLGGLASATIDGRLDQGDRIRAAELGLELAPVSLQQLIIHLTGTDLRADSTEGEVAA; encoded by the coding sequence ATGACCCGCACCGTGGTCCGAGCGAACGGACTCACCAAGCGCTACGGCTCATTCACGGCGGTCGACGCCGTCGAGCTCAAGCTCGAGGAGAACCGCATCTACGGGCTCCTCGGGCGCAACGGCGCCGGCAAGACCACGATCATGCAGATGCTCACGGGGCAGTTGTTCCCCGATGCCGGCGAGCTCTCGGTCTTCGGACGCGAACCCGCCGAACATGCGGATGTGCTCCGCCGTATGTGCTTCATCGCCGAGTCGCAGCGCTACCCAGAGGACTTCACCCCAGCGCACGTCTTCAAGTCCGCGCCGTGGTTCTTCGAGCACTGGGATGCCGCGTTCGCCGAGCAGCTCGTCGCCGACTTCCGCCTCCCGCTCAAGCGCCGCATCAAGAAGCTCTCGCGCGGGCAGCTCTCGGCCGTGGGCGTCATCGTCGGACTCGCCTCTCGCGCGCCGCTCACCTTCTTCGACGAGCCCTACCTCGGGCTCGACGCGGTCGCGCGGCACATCTTCTACGATCGGCTCCTCGAGGACTACGCCGAGCACCCGCGCACCATCGTGCTCTCGACGCACCTGATCGACGAGGTCGCGAACCTCCTCGAGCACGTGATCCTCATCGACCAGGGCCGCATCCTCTTCGATCGCGATGCCGACGAGCTGCGGGGGTCGGCCACGACCGTCGCCGGGCCGCGCGCTGCGGTCGAGTCCTTCGTGGCCGACCGGCCCGTCATCGGACGTGAAGGCCTCGGCGGACTGGCATCCGCCACCATCGACGGCCGACTCGACCAGGGCGACCGCATCCGGGCGGCCGAACTCGGCCTCGAGCTCGCACCCGTCTCGCTGCAGCAGCTCATCATCCACCTGACCGGCACCGACCTGCGTGCCGACTCGACCGAAGGGGAGGTCGCCGCATGA
- a CDS encoding GntR family transcriptional regulator, with protein sequence MDESRPIFIQIAEQVENEIIEGSLKEDEQIPSTNELASFYRINPATALKGVNRLVDDGIVAKRRGIGMFVTPGARARLIERRRADFATEYIRPLIIEAEKLGIGIDELAGLLRAERIQS encoded by the coding sequence ATGGACGAATCGCGTCCGATCTTCATCCAGATCGCTGAACAGGTGGAGAACGAGATCATCGAGGGCTCCCTCAAGGAGGACGAGCAGATCCCCTCGACGAACGAGCTCGCGTCGTTCTACCGCATCAACCCGGCCACCGCATTGAAAGGGGTGAATCGCCTTGTCGACGACGGCATCGTGGCGAAACGGAGGGGGATCGGCATGTTCGTGACCCCGGGAGCCCGCGCCCGCCTCATCGAACGTCGACGGGCCGACTTCGCCACCGAGTACATCAGGCCACTCATCATCGAAGCCGAGAAGCTCGGCATCGGCATCGACGAACTCGCGGGGCTGCTCCGCGCGGAAAGGATTCAGTCATGA